One stretch of Nocardia mangyaensis DNA includes these proteins:
- a CDS encoding branched-chain amino acid ABC transporter permease, which yields MTSAASLGVALLADGSIDFNVSGVIDQFWRLTVDGLTYGSVYALVAVGYTLVYGVLRLINFAHSEIFMLGMFGSYVGLELLGFAPSGNVYSQGVVLTVIYLGIALLFGMAVSGVAAVGLERVAYRPLRKRGAKPLAFLITAIGMSFVIQEFVHYILPKIKPGLGGTNAQTGIRLVEPKVQFTFLGAEVTNVAIVIVVAAVFLAICTEVMINRTRFGRAIRAVAQDPDTATLMGVSRERVIMLTFLIGGLLAGAAALLYTLRVPTGIIFSGGFILGIKAFSAAVLGGIGNLRGALLGGLLLGVAEQYGQILFGFEWRDVVAFVLLVTVLMFRPTGILGESLGRARA from the coding sequence ATGACATCAGCGGCTTCGCTCGGTGTGGCCCTGTTGGCGGACGGGTCCATCGATTTCAACGTCTCCGGGGTGATCGACCAGTTCTGGCGATTGACCGTGGACGGCCTCACCTACGGATCGGTCTACGCGCTCGTGGCCGTCGGATACACCCTGGTGTACGGCGTGCTGAGGCTGATCAACTTCGCCCATTCGGAAATCTTCATGCTCGGCATGTTCGGCAGCTATGTCGGCTTGGAGCTGCTCGGGTTCGCCCCGAGCGGGAACGTGTATTCCCAGGGCGTCGTCCTCACGGTGATCTATCTGGGGATCGCCCTGCTGTTCGGCATGGCGGTCTCCGGTGTGGCCGCGGTGGGACTCGAACGGGTGGCGTACCGGCCGCTGCGTAAGCGCGGTGCCAAGCCGCTGGCCTTCCTGATCACCGCGATCGGCATGTCGTTCGTGATCCAGGAATTCGTGCACTACATCCTGCCCAAGATCAAGCCCGGCCTCGGCGGCACCAACGCCCAGACCGGCATCCGGCTGGTCGAGCCGAAGGTGCAGTTCACCTTCCTCGGCGCCGAAGTGACCAATGTGGCGATCGTGATCGTGGTCGCCGCGGTGTTCCTGGCGATCTGCACCGAGGTGATGATCAACCGCACCCGGTTCGGCCGGGCCATTCGCGCGGTCGCCCAGGACCCCGACACCGCGACGCTGATGGGTGTCTCGCGGGAGCGGGTCATCATGCTGACCTTTCTCATCGGCGGCCTGCTCGCCGGCGCGGCCGCCCTGCTCTACACCCTGCGCGTACCCACCGGCATCATCTTCTCCGGCGGCTTCATCCTCGGCATCAAGGCGTTCAGCGCCGCGGTACTCGGCGGCATCGGCAACCTGCGCGGCGCGCTGCTCGGTGGGTTGCTGCTCGGGGTCGCCGAGCAGTACGGGCAGATCCTGTTCGGCTTCGAATGGCGTGACGTGGTCGCGTTCGTGCTGCTGGTGACCGTGCTGATGTTCCGGCCCACCGGCATCCTCGGTGAGAGTCTGGGGAGGGCGAGAGCATGA
- a CDS encoding branched-chain amino acid ABC transporter permease: MTDLTKTAAPEPQSESQRAGVGDGIRGWWDGLSRPAQWAVGIPIVIVLALIPVFPPPLLDTPGVSFGGVMALFSMYALIAIGLNVVVGQAGLLDLGYVGFYAVGAYTVGLLTSPNSPWNQTDNWLEPSWAWVACVPIAVALTALSGLILGTPTLRVRGDYLAIVTLGFGEIVRLMADNLGDLTNGSLGLSKIAYPEVAVSESMPGGVFSPGNLGDPSSWNPFERANNGTWWFWLGMFLVIGALLIIGNLERSRVGRAWVAIREDEDAAEIMGVPTFKFKLWAFVIGASVGGLSGAMYAGQVTYVNPKQFDIILSMLFLCAVVLGGSGNKLGVIVGAFLIAYLPMRLQSVQLVSNESTGYLLLALDLALLLGLWLLWRRRGNTLGVWARRGVIATAIFAVVAGLLLFGSVLLFRQGGAQSLGDLKYLYFGIALVVMMVLRPQGLFSVRQKLLAYGRQVYQAVRKPAELIGAKR, translated from the coding sequence ATGACCGACCTCACGAAAACCGCCGCGCCGGAGCCGCAGTCGGAGTCGCAGCGGGCCGGTGTCGGCGACGGGATTCGCGGCTGGTGGGATGGCCTGTCGCGGCCCGCCCAGTGGGCGGTCGGCATTCCGATCGTCATCGTGCTCGCGCTGATTCCGGTGTTCCCGCCGCCGCTGCTGGACACCCCGGGGGTGAGCTTCGGCGGGGTGATGGCGCTGTTCTCGATGTACGCGCTGATCGCCATCGGCCTGAACGTCGTGGTCGGCCAGGCGGGCCTGCTCGACCTCGGCTATGTCGGCTTCTACGCCGTCGGCGCCTACACCGTCGGCCTGCTCACCAGCCCGAACAGTCCGTGGAATCAGACCGACAACTGGCTGGAGCCGAGCTGGGCGTGGGTGGCGTGTGTGCCGATCGCGGTGGCGCTGACCGCGCTGTCGGGCCTGATCCTCGGCACGCCGACGCTGCGCGTGCGCGGTGACTACCTGGCCATCGTGACCCTCGGCTTCGGCGAGATCGTGCGACTGATGGCCGACAACCTCGGCGATCTCACCAACGGCAGCCTCGGGCTGTCCAAGATCGCCTACCCCGAGGTGGCGGTCTCCGAATCGATGCCCGGCGGGGTGTTCTCGCCCGGCAACCTGGGTGATCCGAGCAGCTGGAATCCGTTCGAGCGGGCCAATAACGGCACCTGGTGGTTCTGGCTCGGGATGTTCCTGGTGATCGGGGCGCTGCTGATCATCGGCAACCTCGAACGCAGCCGGGTCGGGCGCGCGTGGGTGGCCATCCGTGAGGACGAGGACGCCGCCGAGATCATGGGCGTGCCGACCTTCAAGTTCAAGTTGTGGGCCTTCGTCATCGGTGCTTCGGTCGGTGGTCTCTCCGGCGCCATGTACGCCGGTCAGGTGACCTATGTGAACCCCAAGCAGTTCGACATCATCCTGTCGATGCTGTTCCTGTGCGCGGTCGTACTCGGTGGTTCGGGCAACAAGCTCGGCGTGATCGTCGGCGCGTTCCTCATCGCGTACCTGCCGATGCGCCTGCAGTCGGTGCAACTGGTGTCCAACGAGTCGACCGGCTATCTGCTGCTGGCACTGGACCTGGCGCTGCTGCTGGGGCTGTGGCTGCTGTGGCGACGACGCGGGAACACCCTGGGAGTGTGGGCGCGGCGAGGGGTGATCGCGACGGCCATCTTCGCGGTGGTCGCCGGATTGCTGCTGTTCGGCAGTGTGCTGCTGTTCCGCCAGGGCGGCGCGCAGTCCCTCGGTGACCTGAAGTATCTGTACTTCGGTATCGCCCTGGTGGTGATGATGGTTCTGCGGCCACAGGGTCTGTTCTCGGTGCGGCAGAAGCTGCTCGCCTATGGCAGGCAGGTGTACCAGGCCGTGCGCAAACCGGCCGAACTGATCGGAGCGAAGCGATGA
- a CDS encoding ABC transporter ATP-binding protein encodes MVVNYGRIEALHGISLSVSPGELVTLLGANGAGKTTTMRALSGLLPLTSGTILFEGTDITMMKAHDRVVAGLIQAPEGRGVFPGMTVLENLDMGCYGRPFEEKAEYQQTLDWIFELFPRLAERRKQVGGTLSGGEQQMLAIGRALMARPKLLLLDEPSMGLAPMVIQQIFRIISEINSRGTTVLLVEQNAQQALTRSDRAYIMETGEITKTGAGSALLTDPAVMSAYLGVD; translated from the coding sequence ATGGTCGTGAACTACGGGCGGATCGAGGCGCTGCACGGCATCTCGCTGTCGGTCTCGCCGGGCGAGCTGGTCACCCTGCTCGGCGCCAACGGCGCCGGGAAGACCACGACCATGCGCGCGCTGTCGGGTCTGCTGCCGCTGACCTCGGGCACGATCCTGTTCGAGGGCACCGACATCACCATGATGAAGGCGCACGACCGGGTTGTCGCCGGTCTCATCCAGGCACCGGAGGGGCGCGGGGTGTTCCCCGGCATGACGGTGCTGGAGAACCTCGACATGGGGTGCTACGGGCGGCCGTTCGAGGAGAAGGCCGAGTATCAGCAGACGTTGGACTGGATCTTCGAGCTGTTTCCGCGGCTGGCCGAGCGGCGCAAACAGGTCGGCGGCACGCTCTCGGGCGGTGAGCAGCAGATGCTGGCGATCGGGCGGGCGCTGATGGCCCGGCCCAAGCTGCTGCTGCTCGACGAGCCGTCGATGGGGTTGGCGCCCATGGTGATTCAGCAGATCTTCAGGATCATCAGCGAGATCAACAGTCGGGGAACCACGGTGTTGCTGGTGGAGCAGAACGCTCAGCAGGCGCTGACGCGCAGTGATCGGGCCTACATCATGGAAACCGGGGAGATCACGAAGACCGGCGCGGGATCGGCGTTGCTCACCGATCCCGCGGTGATGTCGGCCTATCTCGGCGTGGATTGA
- a CDS encoding acyl-CoA-binding protein produces the protein MSDTEQAFAQASVEVKQLTKKPSNEQLLKLYALFKQGSEGDNSTKKPGLTDLVGKAKWNAWNDLKGTPTADAQAKYIALVSELKATLG, from the coding sequence ATGTCCGACACCGAGCAGGCGTTCGCCCAGGCGAGCGTCGAAGTCAAGCAGCTCACCAAGAAGCCGAGCAACGAGCAGTTGCTGAAGCTCTACGCCTTGTTCAAGCAGGGGTCCGAGGGTGACAACAGCACCAAGAAGCCGGGACTGACCGATCTGGTCGGTAAGGCCAAATGGAACGCCTGGAACGATCTGAAGGGCACGCCGACCGCAGACGCGCAGGCGAAGTACATCGCCCTCGTCTCGGAACTGAAGGCCACTCTCGGCTGA
- the polA gene encoding DNA polymerase I — MSGGVPRLTRVSSPTTAEASTTTTPGEGERPTLLLLDGHSIAYRAFFALPAENFKTVTGQTTNAVYGFTSMLINLLRDEKPSHVAAAFDVSRKTFRTEAYPEYKANRSATPDEFRGQVELTKDVLGAMGIPVMAIDGYEADDVIATLTTQAMAQGYRVLIVTGDRDAIQLVNDDVTVLYPRKGVSDLTRFTPAEVETKYGLTPAQYPDYAALRGDPSDNLPGIPGVGEKTAAKWIREYGDLATLVDKVDQVKGKVGDSLRANLSSVVLNRQLTEMVREVPLPYAPDQLAKAPWDRDKIHQLFDDLEFRVLRDRLFETLGSPEPEAESGFEISGGALDQGAVADWLAEHAKAGVRHGLSIVGTGTPMHGDARALAIAAADGEGGYIDLAVLTPEDETALSAWLADPAVPKALHEAKAAGHALRGRGFTLAGLTSDTALSAYLVRPGQRSFNLDDLSLRYLKRELRAETGDSGQLSLLDDEDTLAADIAREEMLRARAVADLADALDAELAQIESTALLHEMELPLLGVLGELEEAGIAVDVAQLESLQRQFADRVTEAANSAYEVIGKQINLGSPKQLQVVLFDELDMPKTKRTKTGYTTDADALESLFEKTGHAFLEHLLAHRDATRLKVTVDGLLKSVSDDGRVHTTFNQTIAATGRLSSTEPNLQNIPIRTDTGRQIRDTFVVGPGFAELMTADYSQIEMRIMAHLSGDEGLIEAFNSGEDLHTFVASKAFDIPLSEVSPELRRRIKAMSYGLAYGLSSYGLSAQLKISTAEAKEQMEVYFDRFGGIRDYLADVVDQARKVGYTQTLFGRRRYLPDLDSSNRQRRESAERMALNAPIQGTAADIIKVAMINVQNAIREAGLRSRMLLQIHDELVFEVADGEREVLEALARDQMSEAIELSVPLDVSVGTGRSWDSAAH, encoded by the coding sequence ATGTCGGGGGGTGTCCCTAGACTCACTCGGGTGAGTTCACCGACGACTGCCGAGGCATCGACAACGACCACTCCCGGCGAGGGCGAGCGGCCTACGCTGCTGCTGCTCGATGGGCATTCGATCGCCTATCGCGCGTTCTTCGCGCTACCGGCGGAGAACTTCAAGACGGTCACGGGGCAGACCACCAACGCGGTGTACGGGTTCACCTCGATGCTGATCAATCTGCTGCGCGACGAGAAGCCGAGCCATGTGGCGGCGGCGTTCGATGTCTCGCGCAAGACGTTCCGCACCGAGGCCTATCCGGAGTACAAGGCCAATCGCAGTGCGACCCCGGACGAGTTCCGTGGCCAGGTCGAGCTCACCAAGGATGTGCTCGGCGCGATGGGTATTCCGGTGATGGCGATCGACGGCTACGAGGCCGACGATGTGATCGCGACACTCACCACCCAGGCCATGGCCCAGGGGTACCGCGTGCTCATCGTCACCGGTGACCGCGATGCCATCCAGTTGGTCAACGACGATGTCACCGTGCTGTACCCGCGCAAGGGTGTCTCGGATCTGACCCGGTTCACCCCGGCCGAGGTGGAGACCAAATACGGGCTGACTCCCGCGCAGTATCCGGACTACGCGGCGCTGCGCGGCGACCCCAGTGACAACCTGCCGGGTATCCCGGGCGTCGGTGAGAAGACCGCGGCCAAGTGGATCCGCGAGTACGGCGATCTGGCCACCCTGGTCGACAAGGTCGATCAGGTGAAGGGCAAGGTGGGCGACTCGCTGCGGGCCAACCTGTCCAGCGTGGTGCTCAACCGTCAGCTCACCGAGATGGTGCGCGAGGTACCGCTGCCCTACGCGCCGGATCAGCTGGCCAAGGCGCCGTGGGACCGGGACAAGATCCACCAGCTCTTCGACGACCTGGAATTCCGCGTCCTGCGCGACCGGCTGTTCGAGACGCTCGGTTCGCCCGAGCCGGAGGCCGAGTCCGGCTTCGAGATCAGTGGCGGCGCTCTCGACCAGGGTGCGGTCGCCGACTGGCTGGCCGAGCACGCGAAAGCCGGTGTGCGCCATGGTCTCTCGATCGTCGGTACGGGCACCCCGATGCACGGTGACGCGCGAGCGCTGGCCATCGCCGCGGCCGACGGCGAGGGCGGCTACATCGATCTCGCCGTGCTCACCCCCGAGGACGAGACCGCGCTGAGTGCCTGGCTGGCCGACCCGGCCGTGCCCAAGGCCCTGCACGAGGCCAAGGCCGCCGGGCACGCGCTACGCGGGCGCGGTTTCACCCTGGCCGGGCTCACCAGCGACACCGCCCTGTCGGCCTATCTCGTGCGCCCCGGCCAGCGCAGCTTCAACCTCGACGATCTGTCGTTGCGCTACCTCAAGCGCGAACTGCGCGCCGAGACCGGCGACTCCGGCCAGCTCTCGCTGCTCGACGACGAGGACACCCTCGCCGCCGACATCGCCCGCGAGGAGATGCTGCGCGCCCGCGCGGTCGCCGACCTGGCCGACGCCCTCGACGCCGAACTGGCCCAGATCGAGTCGACCGCGCTGCTGCACGAGATGGAACTGCCGCTGCTCGGCGTGCTCGGCGAGCTGGAGGAGGCGGGCATCGCCGTCGACGTGGCGCAGCTCGAGTCGTTGCAGCGCCAGTTCGCCGACCGGGTCACCGAGGCCGCGAACTCCGCCTACGAGGTGATCGGCAAGCAGATCAACCTGGGCTCGCCCAAGCAGCTGCAGGTGGTGCTGTTCGACGAGCTCGACATGCCGAAGACCAAGCGCACCAAGACCGGCTACACCACCGATGCCGACGCGCTGGAATCGCTGTTCGAGAAGACCGGCCACGCCTTCCTCGAACACCTGCTCGCTCACCGCGACGCGACCCGGCTCAAGGTCACCGTCGACGGTCTGCTCAAGTCGGTGTCCGACGACGGCCGCGTGCACACCACGTTCAACCAGACCATCGCCGCCACCGGCAGGCTCTCCTCGACCGAACCGAACCTGCAGAACATCCCGATCCGCACCGACACCGGCCGCCAGATCCGCGACACCTTCGTCGTCGGCCCCGGCTTCGCCGAACTGATGACCGCGGACTACAGCCAGATCGAGATGCGGATCATGGCCCACCTGTCCGGGGACGAGGGCCTGATCGAGGCGTTCAACTCCGGCGAGGACCTGCACACCTTCGTCGCGTCCAAGGCCTTCGACATCCCGCTGTCGGAGGTGAGCCCGGAACTGCGCCGCCGGATCAAGGCCATGTCCTACGGCCTGGCCTACGGCCTGAGCTCCTACGGCCTCTCGGCCCAGCTCAAGATCAGCACCGCCGAGGCCAAGGAGCAGATGGAGGTCTACTTCGACCGCTTCGGCGGCATCCGCGACTACCTCGCCGACGTGGTCGACCAGGCCCGCAAGGTCGGCTACACCCAAACCCTGTTCGGCCGCCGCCGCTACCTGCCCGACCTGGACTCCAGCAACCGCCAGCGCCGCGAGTCCGCCGAACGCATGGCCCTCAACGCCCCCATCCAGGGCACCGCCGCCGACATCATCAAGGTCGCGATGATCAACGTGCAGAACGCGATTCGCGAGGCGGGCCTGCGCTCGCGCATGCTCCTGCAGATCCACGACGAACTCGTCTTCGAGGTCGCCGACGGCGAACGCGAGGTCCTGGAGGCACTGGCCCGCGACCAGATGTCGGAGGCCATCGAGCTCTCGGTCCCGCTCGACGTGTCCGTGGGAACCGGCCGCAGCTGGGATTCGGCGGCTCACTGA
- a CDS encoding glycosyltransferase codes for MRIAMLFYGSRGDIQPGVCLALELQRRGHRVMVAVPPNLVWLAEDTGVAEVVAIGKDTHTAWTSAAAKESLSGRNPLQRAKFAFDTVRAGFAAFDADLCELFLPADAAVGGGVDAAREAGALAEIDLLVVGPLCQERGFAVAERLGVPLVVLRYGPMSENGVIGAIPGMPEDWSPTWKRRSWQLADGVTWLATGWNENSFRRRIGLSAARTPLPGRLRRAGVPQIQGYDPAMVPGLVEEWGAGKPVVGFLDLPCESRPGLGEIAADDPALAGWLAAGASPVFISFGSMPLTDPDAVVDTLRGACRRAGVRALIAVGESRGPGPDDPEVFFIGPVDHSSVLPHCVAAIHHGGAGTTGATLRAGLPTLICAVTADQPFWGDRVRALGVGAGMRIRALTEDYAAAELTALLADQARERAAAFATAMIAPDKAVSSAADIVESRLDLR; via the coding sequence ATGCGTATTGCGATGCTGTTCTACGGCAGTCGCGGAGATATTCAGCCGGGGGTCTGTCTGGCGCTGGAACTGCAGCGCCGCGGGCATCGGGTGATGGTGGCGGTGCCGCCGAATCTGGTGTGGCTGGCCGAGGACACCGGCGTGGCCGAAGTGGTCGCGATCGGCAAGGACACACACACGGCGTGGACGTCGGCGGCGGCCAAGGAGTCGCTGTCGGGGCGGAATCCGTTGCAGCGCGCGAAGTTCGCATTCGACACCGTACGCGCGGGGTTCGCGGCGTTCGACGCGGATCTGTGTGAGCTGTTCCTGCCCGCGGACGCGGCAGTGGGCGGAGGTGTCGATGCAGCGCGGGAGGCGGGTGCCCTGGCCGAGATCGACCTGCTCGTGGTCGGGCCGCTGTGTCAGGAGCGTGGATTCGCCGTCGCCGAGCGGCTCGGCGTTCCCTTGGTGGTGCTGCGCTACGGCCCGATGTCGGAGAACGGCGTGATCGGGGCGATCCCCGGCATGCCCGAGGACTGGTCGCCGACCTGGAAGCGCCGTTCCTGGCAGCTCGCCGACGGCGTCACCTGGCTGGCCACCGGCTGGAACGAGAACTCCTTCCGCCGTCGTATCGGCCTGTCCGCCGCTCGCACACCGCTGCCCGGCCGCCTGCGTCGCGCGGGCGTCCCGCAGATCCAGGGCTACGACCCAGCGATGGTTCCCGGCCTGGTCGAGGAGTGGGGTGCCGGCAAACCGGTGGTGGGCTTCCTCGACCTGCCGTGCGAGAGCAGACCCGGGCTCGGTGAGATCGCCGCCGACGATCCCGCGCTGGCCGGCTGGCTGGCGGCGGGCGCATCACCGGTGTTCATCTCGTTCGGCAGTATGCCGCTGACCGACCCTGACGCCGTGGTGGACACTCTGCGCGGCGCCTGTCGCCGGGCCGGCGTCCGGGCCCTGATCGCGGTGGGGGAGTCGCGCGGCCCCGGCCCCGACGATCCGGAGGTCTTCTTCATCGGACCGGTCGACCACTCGTCGGTGCTGCCGCACTGCGTCGCCGCGATCCATCACGGCGGCGCGGGCACCACCGGCGCCACCCTGCGCGCCGGCTTGCCGACCCTGATCTGCGCGGTCACCGCCGATCAACCGTTCTGGGGCGACCGCGTCCGTGCCCTCGGTGTCGGCGCCGGGATGCGGATCCGGGCGCTGACCGAGGATTACGCCGCAGCCGAACTCACCGCCCTGCTCGCCGATCAGGCCCGCGAGCGTGCCGCCGCGTTCGCCACGGCCATGATCGCACCGGACAAAGCGGTATCCAGCGCCGCCGACATCGTCGAATCGCGGCTGGATCTGCGCTGA
- a CDS encoding acyl-[acyl-carrier-protein] thioesterase, with amino-acid sequence MSTALIATPLPACPDITRAFAASWPVRLGDTDGQDRLRLDAVARYLQDIGFDHLDAVTDGDTHQAWIVRRTVIDVYEPIVFGDRVQLRRWADALSNRWCDMRIQLRGVRGGHIEAAAFLIHIDPSTGRPARMSDAFMAPMLATTTEHRLRWRAALTELDDTEVETAPFPLRVTDVDRLGHVNNAVYWEAVEEAIAAHPDRHELPYRAIVEHVGPVMIGDKVALRTALRPGDLRLQLDVDGSARALAAVQRLPGATG; translated from the coding sequence ATGTCCACCGCACTCATCGCGACCCCGCTGCCCGCCTGCCCGGACATCACCCGCGCCTTCGCCGCGTCCTGGCCGGTGCGGCTCGGTGACACCGACGGGCAGGACCGGCTGCGCCTGGACGCGGTGGCCCGGTATCTGCAGGACATCGGGTTCGATCACCTCGACGCCGTCACCGACGGTGACACCCATCAGGCCTGGATCGTGCGCCGCACCGTCATCGACGTCTACGAACCGATCGTGTTCGGTGACCGCGTCCAGCTCCGCCGCTGGGCCGACGCTCTGTCGAATCGCTGGTGCGACATGCGCATTCAGTTGCGCGGGGTACGCGGCGGCCACATCGAGGCCGCGGCTTTCCTGATCCACATCGACCCCAGCACCGGCCGCCCCGCCCGGATGAGCGACGCGTTCATGGCCCCCATGCTGGCCACCACCACCGAACACCGCCTGCGCTGGCGCGCCGCCCTCACCGAACTCGACGACACCGAGGTCGAGACTGCGCCGTTCCCGCTGCGGGTCACCGACGTGGACCGCCTCGGTCACGTCAACAACGCGGTCTACTGGGAAGCCGTCGAAGAGGCCATCGCCGCTCACCCCGACCGCCACGAACTGCCCTACCGCGCGATCGTCGAACACGTCGGCCCGGTGATGATCGGGGACAAGGTCGCCCTGCGCACCGCCCTGCGCCCCGGGGACCTGCGCCTGCAACTCGATGTCGACGGCTCGGCGCGCGCGCTCGCCGCAGTCCAGCGCCTGCCCGGCGCGACCGGCTGA
- a CDS encoding 2-keto-3-deoxygluconate kinase: MTLLTLDHALLAAAPAGLRAELIDIDPAEFLDRCTRLDGPVTLGEWSCSGTDFTVTLELTDHLRTVIATGSPVAAMTSALYDEGYPLEILQFRQRRTEAGTATFVLCEFNGRRGWAAAMADNGAESTVRAMIAGVNLLAR; the protein is encoded by the coding sequence ATGACACTGCTGACACTGGACCATGCCCTGCTCGCCGCCGCCCCCGCCGGGCTGCGCGCCGAGCTCATCGACATCGACCCCGCCGAGTTCCTCGACCGGTGCACCCGCCTCGACGGACCGGTCACCCTCGGCGAATGGTCTTGTTCCGGAACGGATTTCACCGTCACCCTGGAGCTGACCGACCACCTGCGCACCGTCATCGCCACCGGCAGCCCCGTCGCGGCCATGACCTCCGCGCTTTACGACGAGGGCTACCCCCTCGAGATCCTGCAATTCCGGCAGCGCCGCACCGAGGCGGGTACCGCCACCTTCGTGCTGTGCGAGTTCAACGGCCGACGCGGCTGGGCCGCGGCGATGGCCGACAACGGCGCGGAATCGACCGTGCGCGCCATGATCGCCGGGGTCAACCTGCTCGCGCGCTAG
- the trxA gene encoding thioredoxin, translating into MATQTLTQQNFDDIITGNDVVLVDFWASWCGPCRSFAPTFETSSDKHPDVVHGKVDTEAEQGLAAAANIQSIPTIMAFREGVLVFAQPGALPPAALEDLVTQVKGLDMDEVRKQLAEQQSSPAE; encoded by the coding sequence ATGGCCACCCAGACGCTGACCCAGCAGAACTTCGACGACATCATCACCGGAAACGACGTGGTTCTCGTCGATTTCTGGGCTTCCTGGTGCGGCCCGTGCCGCAGTTTCGCCCCTACCTTCGAGACCTCCTCGGACAAGCACCCCGATGTGGTGCACGGCAAGGTCGACACGGAGGCCGAGCAGGGGCTCGCCGCCGCCGCGAACATCCAGTCCATCCCGACCATCATGGCCTTCCGCGAGGGCGTGCTCGTGTTCGCCCAGCCGGGCGCGCTGCCGCCCGCCGCGCTCGAGGATCTGGTGACCCAGGTCAAGGGCCTCGACATGGACGAGGTCCGCAAGCAGCTCGCCGAGCAGCAGTCCTCGCCTGCCGAGTAG
- a CDS encoding isocitrate/isopropylmalate dehydrogenase family protein, translating to MNGAKASLRLGVIDGDGIGPEVVAATRAVVDEAVAAAGLAPVDWVPLVMGHDAIAAYGDPLPEQTMVALTDLDAWILGPHDNASYPTDMRVAPGGAIRKRLGLYANIRPAVAFAGVRAAAPDIDLVIVRENSEGFYADRNMFAGSGEFRPTEDVAMAVAVITRQACERIAHQALRLARGRRRRVTVVHKANVLPMTTGLFRDVCYEIATQYPDVRVDDEHVDAMAAHLVREPGAYDVIVAENLFGDILSDLAGELSGSLGLAPSLNCSDTRAMAQAVHGAAPGLAGHNRANPAALQLSAAMLLRWLAVRDGDRAVHDAADRIERAVAATFAAGIATADLGGLASTSEFTEQVRARVHRR from the coding sequence GTGAACGGTGCGAAGGCGAGCCTGCGGCTCGGTGTGATCGACGGTGACGGCATCGGCCCCGAGGTGGTCGCCGCGACGCGCGCGGTCGTCGACGAGGCGGTCGCCGCGGCGGGTCTGGCGCCGGTGGACTGGGTGCCGCTGGTGATGGGCCACGACGCGATCGCCGCCTACGGCGATCCGCTGCCCGAGCAGACCATGGTCGCGCTCACCGACCTCGACGCCTGGATCCTGGGCCCGCACGACAACGCTTCCTATCCCACCGACATGCGGGTGGCACCCGGTGGCGCCATCCGCAAGCGCCTCGGGCTCTACGCCAATATCCGGCCCGCCGTCGCGTTCGCCGGAGTCCGTGCCGCGGCGCCCGACATCGACCTGGTGATCGTGCGCGAGAACAGTGAGGGTTTCTACGCCGATCGCAACATGTTCGCCGGCTCGGGGGAATTCCGGCCGACCGAGGACGTGGCGATGGCGGTCGCGGTCATCACCCGTCAGGCATGCGAGCGGATCGCCCATCAGGCGCTGCGGCTGGCCAGGGGCCGCCGCCGGCGGGTCACCGTGGTGCACAAGGCGAACGTGCTGCCGATGACGACCGGACTGTTCCGTGATGTCTGCTACGAGATCGCCACGCAGTACCCGGATGTGCGCGTCGACGACGAGCACGTCGACGCGATGGCCGCGCACCTGGTCCGCGAGCCCGGCGCCTATGACGTGATCGTCGCCGAGAATCTGTTCGGTGACATCCTCTCCGACCTCGCGGGCGAACTCAGCGGCTCGCTCGGACTGGCCCCTTCGCTCAACTGCTCCGACACCAGGGCGATGGCCCAGGCCGTGCACGGTGCCGCGCCGGGTCTGGCCGGACACAACAGGGCCAATCCGGCGGCCCTGCAACTCTCGGCGGCGATGCTGTTGCGCTGGTTGGCCGTTCGCGACGGCGACCGTGCCGTCCATGATGCCGCCGACCGGATCGAGCGCGCGGTCGCGGCGACTTTCGCGGCCGGAATCGCGACCGCGGATCTGGGTGGGCTCGCGTCCACCAGCGAATTCACCGAGCAGGTCAGAGCGCGCGTGCATCGGAGGTGA